The following proteins come from a genomic window of Natronosalvus vescus:
- the ileS gene encoding isoleucine--tRNA ligase has protein sequence MSRFDEVDDQYDPHALEERVFAYWDEVDAYERTKQHRADGESFFFVDGPPYTSGAAHMGTTWNKSLKDLYIRYKRMCGYDVTDRPGYDMHGLPIETKVEEQLGFENKKDIEEFGEENFIEACKEYADEQLEGLQSDFKSFGVWMDWDDPYKTVNPEYMEAAWWGFSKAAERGLVEQGQRSISQCPRCETGLANNEVEYEDVEDPSIYVKFDLADRDGSLVIWTTTPWTIPANTFTAVDEDGDYVGVRAEKDGTEELLYVAEAKHEDVLKAGRYEEYEVVEELTGAGLIGWRYEHPLAEEVPDHASHDGALEVYAADYVETDGDGTGLVHSAPGHGEEDFLRGRELGFPIFCPVGGDGVYTEAGGKYEGQFVKEADAEITADLEERGALLASETITHSYGHCWRCDTGVIQIVTDQWFITITDVKDELLANIEDSEWYPGWARDSRFRDFVEDAPDWNVSRQRYWGIPIPIWTPEDRDDNEQMIVISTREELAKRVDQDVDPETVDIHKDVVDDLTITEDGTTYTRVPDVFDVWLDSSVASWGTLNFPAENDQFDERWPADFILEAHDQTRGWFWSQLGMGTAAMGEVPYDTVLMHGHALDEDGRKMSKSVGNVVEPHEAIERHGSDAMRMFLLSANPQGDDMRFSWDGMRTMENHLRTLWNVFRFPLPYMRLDGFDPSETTLKDVDDDLELVDEWVLARLQSTKAEMTEHLEEFRQDRALEALVEFLVEDVSRFYVQAVRERMWDESDSPSKSAAYATIYHVLHETVVLLAPYAPFVTEEIYGTLTDEDGHPTVHMHDWPEPDEYWADPELEIDVAYVRAIEEAGANARQQAGRKLRWPVQRVVVAADDDRVVEAVSRHESLVADRLNAREIELIAPDQQWGELAYSAEADMSELGPAFGGRAGEVMNALNEARIEEPTLESLEAAVVDVLEDDDELTTEMVSFVTQTPDTIAGTAFGLDGNDKGVVYVDASLTDDIESEGYAREVIRRVQEMRKELDLNVEERIALELEIEDDRVTDLVAQREDLIREEVRADELRSVDVEHGQRKAWDVEGVTMELALEPLAAAEASD, from the coding sequence ATGAGCAGGTTCGACGAGGTCGACGACCAGTACGATCCACACGCCCTTGAGGAGCGCGTGTTCGCCTACTGGGACGAGGTCGACGCCTACGAACGGACGAAGCAGCATCGCGCCGACGGCGAGTCGTTTTTCTTCGTCGACGGCCCGCCGTACACCTCCGGGGCGGCCCACATGGGGACGACCTGGAACAAGAGCCTGAAGGATCTTTACATTCGCTACAAGCGAATGTGCGGTTACGACGTCACCGATCGACCCGGCTACGACATGCACGGCCTGCCGATCGAGACCAAAGTCGAGGAACAACTCGGCTTCGAGAACAAGAAGGACATCGAGGAGTTCGGCGAGGAGAACTTCATCGAGGCCTGCAAGGAGTACGCCGACGAGCAACTCGAGGGCCTCCAGTCGGACTTCAAGTCCTTCGGCGTCTGGATGGACTGGGACGACCCCTACAAGACGGTGAATCCGGAGTACATGGAAGCCGCCTGGTGGGGCTTCTCGAAGGCCGCCGAACGCGGCCTCGTCGAGCAGGGACAGCGCTCGATCAGCCAGTGTCCCCGGTGTGAGACCGGCCTGGCGAACAACGAAGTGGAGTACGAGGACGTCGAGGATCCCTCAATCTACGTAAAATTCGACCTCGCCGATCGGGACGGGAGCCTCGTCATCTGGACGACGACCCCCTGGACGATCCCCGCGAATACCTTTACGGCGGTCGACGAGGACGGCGACTACGTCGGCGTTCGCGCCGAGAAAGACGGCACCGAAGAACTGCTCTACGTCGCCGAGGCGAAACACGAAGACGTCCTGAAAGCCGGCCGCTACGAGGAGTACGAGGTCGTCGAAGAACTCACCGGGGCCGGTCTGATCGGCTGGCGGTACGAACACCCACTGGCCGAGGAGGTGCCCGACCACGCGAGCCACGACGGTGCCCTCGAGGTGTACGCGGCGGACTACGTCGAGACGGATGGCGACGGGACGGGCCTGGTTCACTCCGCGCCCGGCCACGGTGAGGAGGACTTCCTCCGCGGCCGCGAACTCGGCTTCCCCATCTTCTGTCCCGTCGGCGGCGACGGCGTCTACACCGAGGCCGGCGGCAAGTACGAGGGCCAGTTCGTCAAGGAAGCCGACGCGGAGATCACCGCCGACCTCGAGGAACGCGGCGCGCTCCTCGCGTCGGAAACCATCACCCACAGCTACGGTCATTGCTGGCGGTGTGACACGGGGGTCATCCAGATCGTCACCGACCAGTGGTTCATCACGATCACGGACGTCAAAGACGAACTGCTCGCGAACATCGAGGACAGCGAGTGGTACCCCGGCTGGGCCCGGGACAGCCGCTTCCGGGATTTCGTCGAGGACGCCCCCGACTGGAACGTCTCCCGCCAGCGCTACTGGGGCATCCCGATCCCGATCTGGACGCCCGAGGATCGCGACGACAACGAGCAGATGATCGTCATCAGCACTCGCGAGGAACTCGCCAAGCGAGTCGATCAGGACGTCGATCCCGAGACGGTCGACATCCACAAGGACGTCGTCGACGACCTCACGATCACCGAAGACGGGACGACCTACACCCGCGTCCCGGACGTCTTCGACGTCTGGCTCGACTCCTCGGTGGCGTCGTGGGGAACCCTCAACTTCCCCGCCGAGAACGACCAGTTCGACGAACGCTGGCCCGCGGACTTCATCCTTGAGGCCCACGACCAGACCCGCGGCTGGTTCTGGTCGCAACTGGGTATGGGAACGGCCGCGATGGGCGAAGTGCCCTACGACACGGTGCTGATGCACGGGCACGCACTGGACGAGGACGGTCGTAAGATGTCGAAGTCGGTCGGCAACGTCGTCGAACCCCACGAGGCCATCGAGCGCCACGGGTCGGACGCCATGCGAATGTTCCTGCTCTCGGCGAACCCCCAGGGCGACGACATGCGCTTCTCGTGGGACGGGATGCGGACGATGGAGAACCACCTTCGCACCCTCTGGAACGTGTTCCGGTTCCCGCTGCCGTACATGCGTCTCGACGGGTTCGATCCGAGCGAGACGACTCTTAAGGACGTCGACGACGACCTCGAGTTGGTCGACGAGTGGGTACTCGCCCGTCTCCAGTCGACGAAAGCCGAGATGACCGAGCACCTCGAGGAATTCCGCCAGGATCGCGCGCTCGAGGCGCTCGTCGAGTTCCTCGTCGAGGACGTCTCGCGGTTTTACGTTCAGGCGGTTCGCGAGCGGATGTGGGACGAATCCGACAGCCCCTCGAAGTCGGCCGCGTACGCGACGATCTACCACGTCCTCCACGAGACCGTGGTACTGCTCGCACCCTACGCACCGTTCGTCACCGAGGAGATCTACGGTACGCTCACCGACGAGGACGGCCACCCGACGGTGCACATGCACGACTGGCCCGAACCCGACGAGTACTGGGCCGATCCCGAACTCGAGATCGACGTCGCCTACGTTCGCGCCATCGAGGAGGCCGGGGCGAACGCCCGCCAGCAGGCCGGTCGGAAGCTCCGCTGGCCCGTCCAGCGGGTCGTCGTCGCCGCTGACGACGACCGCGTCGTCGAGGCGGTTTCCCGTCACGAGTCGCTGGTCGCCGACCGACTGAACGCTCGCGAGATCGAACTGATCGCGCCCGACCAGCAGTGGGGCGAACTCGCCTACAGCGCCGAGGCCGACATGAGCGAACTCGGCCCCGCCTTCGGCGGCCGCGCTGGCGAGGTCATGAACGCGCTCAACGAGGCCCGCATCGAGGAGCCGACCCTCGAGTCGCTCGAGGCCGCCGTTGTGGACGTGCTCGAGGACGACGACGAACTCACCACTGAGATGGTCTCCTTCGTCACCCAGACGCCGGACACCATCGCGGGGACGGCCTTCGGCCTCGACGGCAACGACAAAGGCGTCGTCTACGTCGACGCCTCGCTCACCGACGACATCGAGAGCGAGGGCTACGCTCGGGAGGTCATCCGCCGCGTCCAGGAGATGCGCAAGGAACTCGACCTGAACGTCGAGGAGCGCATCGCCCTCGAACTCGAGATCGAGGACGATCGCGTCACTGACCTCGTCGCCCAGCGAGAGGACTTGATCCGCGAGGAGGTTCGCGCCGACGAACTTCGATCGGTCGACGTCGAGCACGGCCAGCGGAAAGCGTGGGACGTCGAAGGCGTAACGATGGAACTGGCGCTCGAGCCCCTGGCTGCTGCGGAAGCGTCGGATTGA
- the citZ gene encoding citrate synthase codes for MADDLKKGLEGVLVAESELSSIDGDAGRLIYRGYSIEDLAERAQFEEVLYLLWYGHLPTEAEYDEFTDAMAAEREVDDAILETVRSLADAGEKPMAALRTATSMLSATEPEGDSDPADFEASLRKGRRITAKMPTVLAAFERFRQGEEPLDPNPELGLAANFLYMFTGEEPDEVAAETFDQALILHADHGLNASTFTSMVIGSTMADVYSALTGGIGALSGSLHGGANQDVMEVLFEIDDSDLDPRDWVEQATDEGRRIPGFGHRVYNVKDPRAKILQQRSAELAETGDSKWYDITTTLEAYLTDEKKLPEKGIAPNVDFYSGSVYYQLGIPIDTYTPIFAMSRAGGWIAHVLEYQRDNRLIRPRARYTGPEDQEFVPLEER; via the coding sequence ATGGCTGACGATCTGAAGAAAGGGCTAGAGGGTGTGTTGGTCGCCGAATCCGAACTCAGTTCCATCGATGGAGACGCTGGTCGACTCATCTACCGCGGCTACTCGATCGAAGATCTCGCCGAACGGGCCCAGTTCGAGGAGGTACTCTACTTGCTCTGGTACGGCCACCTCCCTACCGAGGCGGAGTACGACGAGTTCACCGACGCGATGGCCGCCGAACGCGAAGTCGACGACGCTATCCTCGAGACCGTTCGCAGCCTGGCCGACGCCGGCGAGAAGCCGATGGCCGCGCTTCGAACCGCGACCTCGATGTTGTCGGCGACCGAGCCAGAGGGTGACTCCGATCCCGCCGACTTCGAGGCATCCCTCCGCAAGGGTCGACGGATCACCGCCAAAATGCCGACCGTCCTCGCCGCATTCGAGCGATTCCGCCAGGGCGAAGAGCCACTCGACCCGAATCCAGAGCTCGGGCTCGCCGCCAATTTCCTCTACATGTTCACGGGCGAGGAGCCCGACGAGGTGGCCGCCGAGACGTTCGATCAGGCGCTCATCCTCCACGCCGATCACGGTCTGAACGCCTCGACGTTCACGTCGATGGTAATCGGATCGACGATGGCGGACGTCTACAGCGCGCTCACCGGCGGCATCGGTGCGCTCTCGGGTTCGCTGCACGGTGGCGCCAACCAGGACGTCATGGAAGTCCTGTTCGAAATCGACGATAGCGACCTCGACCCGCGTGACTGGGTCGAGCAAGCGACCGACGAAGGGCGACGCATCCCCGGCTTCGGCCACCGCGTCTACAACGTCAAGGATCCGCGCGCGAAGATCCTACAACAGCGCAGCGCCGAACTCGCCGAAACCGGCGACAGCAAGTGGTACGACATCACCACCACCCTCGAGGCCTATCTCACCGACGAGAAGAAACTCCCCGAGAAGGGAATCGCCCCCAACGTCGACTTCTACTCCGGCTCGGTGTACTACCAGCTCGGCATCCCGATCGACACCTACACCCCTATCTTCGCGATGAGCCGCGCCGGCGGCTGGATCGCGCACGTCCTCGAGTACCAGCGCGACAACCGCCTGATCCGTCCGCGAGCCCGCTACACCGGCCCTGAGGATCAGGAGTTCGTTCCGCTCGAGGAGCGATAA
- a CDS encoding DUF7536 family protein, with the protein MSSSSDRPGRPPVTRLLEALEVKRNAVISLVVGIAFTVAVFLFFVVIPGVDQQLTYLIALGFVLATTTAGTVLIVLTVYQTIVLSRTLEDGEEM; encoded by the coding sequence GTGTCATCGTCATCGGATCGACCAGGACGGCCGCCCGTCACCCGACTCCTCGAGGCGCTCGAGGTCAAACGGAACGCGGTCATCTCGCTCGTCGTTGGGATCGCGTTTACCGTCGCCGTCTTCCTCTTCTTCGTCGTTATTCCGGGGGTGGATCAACAGCTGACGTACCTGATCGCACTCGGATTCGTCCTCGCGACGACGACCGCTGGCACCGTCCTGATCGTGCTCACGGTGTACCAGACGATCGTACTCTCGCGAACCCTCGAGGACGGCGAGGAAATGTGA
- a CDS encoding magnesium transporter, which yields MVVSTPGGSLGTWDAKAIVTTMFPLLVVLCVIVLAAGITLESAEEMIEQYALLAIMVPTMVDMGGNLGAILSSRLSSRLHLGTTSFYVRDTGLIANVLAIFALGATIFASLAVGAYALGVVLGIGLPLTTLLTISLVSGMAVTIIAVVFSFAATIASYRLGIDPDDATIPIVTNVVDVFGMIIFIGVSWLVLF from the coding sequence ATGGTCGTCTCGACGCCTGGCGGATCCCTGGGAACGTGGGACGCGAAAGCCATCGTCACCACGATGTTTCCCCTGCTCGTCGTGCTCTGTGTCATCGTCCTGGCCGCCGGGATCACCTTAGAGAGCGCCGAGGAGATGATCGAGCAGTACGCGCTCCTCGCAATCATGGTGCCGACGATGGTCGATATGGGCGGCAACCTCGGCGCCATCCTGAGTTCGCGCCTCTCGAGTCGACTCCACCTGGGGACGACGTCGTTCTACGTTCGAGATACGGGGCTGATTGCGAACGTCCTCGCCATCTTCGCGCTGGGGGCGACGATCTTCGCCTCGCTGGCGGTCGGCGCGTACGCCCTGGGAGTCGTCCTCGGCATCGGGCTGCCGTTGACGACGTTGCTCACCATCTCGCTCGTCAGCGGGATGGCGGTCACCATCATCGCCGTCGTGTTCAGTTTCGCCGCCACAATCGCCTCCTATCGGCTGGGGATCGATCCCGACGACGCGACGATCCCGATCGTCACGAACGTCGTCGACGTCTTCGGGATGATCATCTTCATCGGCGTCTCGTGGCTGGTGCTGTTCTAA
- a CDS encoding magnesium transporter produces the protein MTVRQEFWSIYRQALPVLLIALGGGLFAGIVLEGLVESVERFPGLLVMVPVFLATRGNVYGALGGRIASGLHQGLIEPKFQWDERLVNAVVASFVNGIGISIVIGIITWGALGIIGWEAAALYEFIGIMLIAGVLTSIVLIFGLLAVIFAGYTYGYDPDNLVGPIVTTLGDIFGMLFLLFAVGIVEVIA, from the coding sequence ATGACCGTCCGACAGGAGTTCTGGTCGATCTACCGCCAGGCGCTCCCCGTCCTGCTAATCGCTCTCGGGGGCGGCCTCTTCGCGGGCATCGTCCTCGAGGGTCTCGTCGAGAGCGTCGAGCGATTTCCTGGCCTGCTCGTGATGGTACCGGTCTTTCTCGCCACTCGCGGCAACGTCTACGGGGCCCTCGGCGGACGGATCGCCAGCGGACTCCACCAGGGGTTGATCGAGCCGAAATTTCAGTGGGACGAGCGACTGGTCAACGCGGTCGTCGCCTCCTTCGTCAACGGTATCGGCATCTCGATCGTCATCGGGATCATCACGTGGGGTGCCCTCGGCATCATCGGCTGGGAAGCCGCCGCACTCTACGAGTTCATCGGCATCATGCTCATCGCCGGCGTCCTCACCTCGATCGTCCTGATCTTCGGCCTGCTCGCCGTGATCTTCGCGGGCTACACGTACGGCTACGACCCGGACAACCTCGTCGGCCCCATCGTGACGACGCTCGGTGACATCTTCGGCATGCTGTTCTTGCTCTTCGCCGTCGGCATCGTCGAGGTGATCGCCTGA
- a CDS encoding fluoride efflux transporter FluC: MAGLDFLSIAAGLALEPAHLVGTGGAIGAIARHIVYTRLSTDSFPLATLLVNVLGSTLFALLVFGGAGESTVQLLGIGACGAFTTFSTFSVETVQRWERGQRGVAVLNAIANLLGALAGIGVAWLLLAM; encoded by the coding sequence ATCGCGGGTCTCGACTTCCTTTCGATCGCAGCCGGGTTGGCTCTCGAGCCGGCCCACCTCGTCGGGACGGGCGGCGCAATTGGCGCAATCGCTCGTCACATCGTGTACACACGGCTCTCGACGGACTCGTTTCCACTGGCGACGCTGCTCGTGAACGTCCTGGGAAGTACCCTCTTTGCCCTCCTGGTGTTCGGCGGCGCGGGTGAATCGACCGTCCAACTGCTCGGCATCGGCGCCTGCGGTGCGTTCACGACGTTCTCGACGTTCTCCGTCGAGACGGTACAGCGGTGGGAACGCGGCCAGCGTGGAGTCGCTGTTTTGAACGCCATCGCCAACCTCCTCGGCGCACTCGCGGGGATCGGAGTGGCGTGGTTGCTGCTCGCGATGTGA
- a CDS encoding CrcB family protein has product MSDTAIVPRLETLALIGIGGFAGANLRFFTLGLLPDELALLVVNVLGSAVLGFLVYEAQYTGLVDRKSRVVFTTGFLSSLTTYSGFALQSATAGGIAGFGAIVLGTYALGFGGVLVGRTVARRLRGDRT; this is encoded by the coding sequence ATGTCCGACACAGCCATCGTTCCCCGACTCGAGACGCTCGCCCTGATCGGAATCGGCGGGTTCGCCGGGGCGAACCTGCGCTTTTTCACGCTCGGGTTGCTCCCGGACGAACTCGCCCTGCTCGTCGTCAACGTCCTCGGGAGTGCCGTCCTCGGCTTTCTCGTCTACGAAGCCCAGTACACCGGCCTCGTCGACCGAAAATCCCGGGTCGTGTTCACGACGGGCTTTCTCTCCTCGTTGACGACGTACAGCGGGTTCGCACTGCAATCTGCGACTGCCGGCGGTATCGCCGGATTCGGCGCCATCGTTCTCGGCACCTACGCGCTCGGTTTCGGTGGCGTCCTCGTCGGTCGAACCGTCGCTCGCCGCCTCAGGGGTGATCGAACGTGA
- a CDS encoding cation diffusion facilitator family transporter codes for MANGEHRGGFRRATWVNLLGNAAKIVVEGTAGIVFGSFSLLADAAHSVADLVASIVVLVWGTSSYEEPDDTHPHGHDRIEPLTALFVGAVIALLGLMLLYESTQGIVRGTDVTFSPLLLGALAFAIVDMYLVYRYTTAVNSDIGSTALEALAIDCLNDIYTSLAAVVGIVGVFFGISVLDAVAGGLVSLLVVSQGVSIGRENVGYLVGAAPPAEKREAIARTLRSHPGVEGIHDLTVYYDGTVLEVEVHVEVDGDMPLRDAHDLETSLMNVLREEDDVGDAHVHLDPSGIGEWKDHVEG; via the coding sequence ATGGCAAACGGCGAGCACCGGGGCGGGTTTCGGCGAGCCACCTGGGTCAACTTGCTCGGAAACGCCGCCAAAATCGTCGTCGAGGGAACCGCCGGAATCGTATTCGGCAGTTTTTCACTCCTGGCGGACGCCGCTCACTCCGTCGCAGATCTGGTCGCCAGCATCGTCGTGCTCGTCTGGGGAACCAGCAGTTACGAGGAACCCGACGACACCCACCCACACGGCCACGATCGAATCGAGCCGTTGACGGCACTGTTCGTTGGTGCAGTCATCGCGTTGCTCGGCCTCATGCTCCTGTACGAATCCACCCAGGGGATCGTCCGCGGTACTGACGTCACGTTCAGCCCACTCTTGCTCGGGGCGCTCGCCTTCGCGATCGTCGATATGTATCTCGTCTACCGCTACACCACCGCCGTCAACAGCGACATCGGCTCGACGGCGCTCGAGGCGCTGGCGATCGACTGTCTGAACGACATCTACACCTCCCTCGCTGCCGTCGTCGGGATCGTCGGCGTCTTCTTCGGTATCTCCGTGCTCGACGCCGTCGCTGGTGGTCTCGTCAGTCTCCTCGTCGTTTCGCAAGGGGTCTCGATCGGTCGTGAGAACGTCGGCTATCTCGTTGGTGCTGCACCACCGGCCGAGAAACGCGAGGCGATTGCCCGAACGCTGCGAAGCCACCCTGGCGTCGAAGGGATCCACGACCTCACCGTCTACTACGACGGGACGGTTCTCGAGGTCGAGGTACACGTCGAAGTCGATGGCGACATGCCGCTTCGGGACGCCCACGACCTCGAGACGTCACTCATGAATGTACTTCGGGAGGAAGACGACGTCGGCGACGCACACGTTCACCTCGATCCCTCGGGAATCGGGGAGTGGAAAGATCACGTCGAGGGGTGA
- a CDS encoding rubrerythrin-like domain-containing protein gives MKDAPYDPTSESTYECLECGRTETSVSNPGTCPNCEVAYRNTAMPIE, from the coding sequence ATGAAAGACGCCCCCTACGATCCGACATCGGAATCGACCTACGAGTGCCTCGAGTGCGGACGGACGGAGACATCGGTGTCGAACCCGGGAACCTGTCCGAACTGCGAGGTCGCCTACCGGAACACGGCGATGCCAATCGAGTAG